A single region of the Raphanus sativus cultivar WK10039 chromosome 1, ASM80110v3, whole genome shotgun sequence genome encodes:
- the LOC108860625 gene encoding E3 ubiquitin-protein ligase UPL1 isoform X2, which yields MRMASEVPPKIKAFINSVTAVPLDQIQEPLSCFHWDFDKGDFHHWVDLFNHFDTYFEKYLKARKDLQDFVEESSPSPSLPKDALLQILRVIRLVFDNCKNIHFYTSYEHLSLLLASTDADVLEASLHTLAACLKRQNGKYFIRDASLNSKLFSLAQGWGGKEEGLGLTSCATENTCDQLSHHLGSTLHFEFYASSDLPGGLQVIHVPHVSFRSESDLQLLNKLVIHHNVPPSLRFTLLTRLRFARAFSSLSTRLQYTRIRLYAFIVLVQASGDTQNLVSFFNGEPEFVNELVTLVSYEDTVPENIRILCLLSLVALSQDRARLTTVLTALTSGGRRGLLSGLMQKAIDSVIRKTSKWSLAFAEALLSLVTLLVSSPSGWSAMREAGLIPILVPLIKDTDPQHLHLVSTAVHILEALMDYSNPAAALFRDLGGLDDTIFRLKLEVSLTEDDVNEKVCHSDSNGRDSHVLGDSLNRPDTEHLPYSEALISYHRRLLLKALLCVISLGTYAPGNTNLYGSEESLLPECLCIIFKRAEYFGGGVFSLAATVMSDLIHQDPTCFNALDSAGVTSAFLDAISDEVIFSAEAITCIPQSLDALCLNNSGLQAVKDRNALRCFIKIFTSSSYLRALTGDTPSALSIGLAELLRHQSSLRTYGVDMFIEILNSMLIIGSGMEAFTSVSAHVPTDASTAPMEIDADEKSLSISDEAEPSSTASPANTELFLPDCVRNVARLFETVLQNAEVCSLFVEKKGIDAVLQLLSLPIMPLSASLGQSFSVAFKNFSPQHLASLSRTVCSYLRERLKGTNELLGAIKGTQLLKLESAAQMTILRSLSCLEGMLSLSNFLLKGTYSIIAELSAADADVLKELGLTYKQIIWQMALSSETKEDERNSVDRGPDNSILPSSSTVERESDEDSSNALAVRYTNPVSIRSSTSQSIWRGGRDILSVMSSVESMHGRTRQAISRTRGGRTRRHLEAFNFDSEIPPDLPGTSSSRELKKKSTEVLTAEILDKLNCTLRLFFTALVKGFTSANRRRIDGAPLNSASKTLGNVIAKVFLEALNFDGSVTAGHDIFLSVKCRYLGKVVDDMASLTFDTRRKVCFTAMINSFYVHGTLKQLLTTFEATSQLLWTVPFSVTASGTEIEKPGERNIWSRKTCLVDTLQIYCRALDYFVNSTFLLSPASTSLTQLLVQQEQASIGLSIELHPVPREPETFVRNLQSQVLDVILPIWNHPMFPVCNPNFVASVTSLVTHIYSGVVDATQNQTQGSNQRALPLQPDETIVGMIVEMGFSRSRAEDALRRVGTNSVEMAMEWLFANPEHTVQEDDELAQALALSLGNASETPKPVDVPLEDADPKEPSVDEVIAASVKLFQSDDSMAFPLMDLFVTLCSRNKGEDRPKIVSYLIQQLKLVQVDFSKDTGALTMLPHILALVLSEDDNTREIAAQDGIVTVAIDILTNFKLKNESESEILAPKCISALLLILSMMLQARTRISSEFVEGNHGGSLEPSDYPQDSAAALKKVLSSDVAKGESNQALESVFGKSTAYLTMEEGQKALLIACGLIKQCVPEMIMQAVLQLCARLTKTHALAIQFLEDGGLSSLFNLPKKCLFPGYDTVASVIVRHLVEDPQTLQIAMESEIRQTLSGKRQVGRVLPRTFLTTMAPVISRDPMVFMKAVASTCQLESSGGRDFVIPSKEKEKPKVSSSEQGLSLNEPLRISENKLHDGSGKCSKSHRRVPANFIQVIDQLIDIVLSFPRVERQEVDENNLIAMEVDEPAAKVKGKSKVGDPEEAEFGSEELARATFILKLLSDIVIMYLHGTSVILRRDTELISQLRGSDLPDNSPGSGGLIYHVIHRLLPISLENFVGSEVWKEKLSEKASWFLVVFCSRSSEGRRRIISELSRLLSVLASLGKSSSSKSVLLPDKRVLAFAGLVYSILTKNSSSSNLPGCVCSPDVAKSMIDGGIIKCLTSILHVIDLDHPDSPKLVTLILKSLETLTRAANTAEQLKSEGSNETKGTDSNERHDSRGTSTEAEVSTSTEAEVDESNRNNSSLQQVTDAAENGQEQPQISSQSGGGRGSSQTQAMPQEMRIEGEEIMLPEPIQMDFMGEEIERDQIEMSFHVENMAGDDGDDDMGDEEDDEEGFDDIGPELEDDEDADLVEDGAAGVMALLGTDVEDSEDTLGDEYNNDMIEEDEDDIHEDRVIEVQWREALDGRSGGGNGFIDDFTTEPFEGVNVGDMVTLQRPLGFEPRRQTDRNSFHQSGSEVHGFQHPLFSRPLQTGNTASVSASAGSNDVSQFYMFDTPILPFDQVPSNPFSDHLGAGGVAPPLTDYSVVDMDSLRRGVGNSRWTDIGHPQPSSQSASIAQLIEEHFISNLRASAPADTVVERETNSTEVQEQQHPDVHPSVGSESVLGDGNDGGQQSEAHEMLNSPPDVTAGSFSQARANPASPELLQPLPMNSTPNEIDGMEIGEGDGVPMDLVSTAQGLPDTSSSQNVSGTGTPIPVDDPISNCQPSGDVDMSSDGAEGNQSVEPSVLARDNNAFSSMEATQDARNDEQVAEGSLALDGRAPEANSIDPTFLEALPEDLRAEVLASQQAQSVQPPTYEPPSVEDIDPEFLAALPPDIQTEVLAQQRVQRMVQQSQGQPVDMDNASIIATLPADLREEVLLTSSEAVLAALPSPLLAEAQMLRDRAMSHYQARSHSNRRNGLGYNRLTGMNRVIGLTIGQRDISSSADGLKVKEMEGDPLVDAEALKALIRLLRLAQPLGKGLLQRLLLNLCAHRVIRANLVQLLLDLIRPEMETSPSELAISNPRRLYGCQSNVVYGRSQLLNGLPPLVFRRVLEVLTYLATNHSAVADMLFYFDSSLVSQFSNPKPSVCEGKNKEKVTHVTDSRNQEIPLVVFLKLLNRPQLLQSTSHLALVTGLLQVIVYTAASRIEGWSPSSGVPEKSEENPVGEEASSETRKDAESEQVDEAHELSVARNKNCADIYKIFMQLPRSDLCNLCLLLGYEGLSDKIYLLAGEVLKKLAAVDVAHRKFFAIELSQLASGLSDSTVRELATLSNTQKISHSTGSMAGASILRVLQVLSSLTSSSNPGNEKETEQEEQNIMLRLNMALEPLWQELSQCISMTELQLDHTAATATVSNVNPGDHALGVAPPSPLSPGTQRFLPLIEAFFVLCEKIQTPSVLHQDQGNVTAGEVKESVLSLSSKTSVDSQKKIGGSVTFAKFAEKHKRLLNLFVRQNPSLLEKSLSMMLKAPRLIDFDNKKAYFRSRIKHQHDHHISRPLRISVRRAYMLEDSYNQLRMRSLQDLRGRLNVQFQGEEGVDAGGLTREWYQLLSRVIFDKGALLFTTVGNDATFQPNPNSVYQNEHLSYFKFVGRMVAKALLDGQLLDVYFTRSFYKHILGVKVTYHDIEAVDPDYYKNLKWLLENDVSDILDLTFSMDADEEKRILYEKTEVTDCELKPGGRNIRVTEETKHEYVDLVAGHILTNAIRPQINAFLEGFNELIPRELVSIFNDKELELLISGLPEIDFDDLKANTEYSSYTAGSPVIHWFWEVVKAFSKEDMARFLQFVTGTSKVPLEGFKALQGISGPQRLQIHKAYGSPERLPSAHTCFNQLDLPEYPSKEQLKERLLLAIHEASEGFGFA from the exons ATGAGGATGGCTTCAGAAGTG CCTCCCAAGATCAAAGCTTTCATCAATAGCGTCACTGCTGTTCCACTCGACCAAATTCAAGAGCCCCTTTCCTGTTTTCACTGGGATTTCGACAAG ggtgACTTCCATCACTGGGTGGATCTCTTCAATCATTTCGACACATATTTTGAAAAGTACCTTAAAGCAAGGAAGGATCTGCAAGACTTTGTggaggaatcttctccttctccttctctccCAAAGGATGCTCTTCTTCAGATTCTCCGTGTTATCAGACTTGTCTTTGATAATTGCaaaaacatacatttttatACTTCTTATGAG CATCTTTCTCTTCTCCTTGCATCTACTGATGCAGATGTCCTTGAAGCCTCTCTGCACACGTTGGCTGCCTGTCTGAAGAGGCAAAATGGAAAATACTTCATAAGAGATGCTTCTCTGAATTCAAAACTATTTTCACTTGCGCAAGGCTGGGGTGGAAAAGAGGAAGGTCTTGGCTTGACATCTTGTGCTACAGAAAACACTTGTGATCAGCTTTCACACCACCTAGGTTCTACTCTTCATTTTGAGTTTTATGCTTCAAGTGACCTTCCGGGCGGTTTACAAGTTATCCATGTACCTCATGTCAGCTTTCGGTCAGAGTCTGACCTCCAACTTCTGAACAAATTAGTCATTCATCATAACGTTCCTCCCAGTCTAAGGTTCACGTTGTTGACCAGATTGAGATTTGCAAGGGCGTTTTCATCTTTGTCGACCCGGCTGCAGTATACACGCATCCGCTTATATGCATTCATTGTTTTGGTTCAAGCTAGTGGCGACACCCAGAATCTGGTTTCTTTCTTTAATGGAGAACCCGAGTTTGTTAATGAGTTAGTTACACTGGTGAGCTATGAGGATACTGTCCCAGAAAATATAAGGATACTCTGCCTGCTTTCCTTGGTTGCATTATCGCAAGATCGAGCTCGGCTGACGACTGTTTTAACTGCACTCACCTCGGGCGGGCGTCGTGGTTTACTGTCTGGCCTTATGCAGAAAGCTATTGATTCCGTTATTCGTAAAACTTCCAAGTGGTCTCTGGCTTTTGCGGAAGCCTTGTTATCCCTTGTTACTCTCTTGGTTTCATCACCGTCTGGATGGTCAGCCATGCGAGAAGCTGGTCTTATTCCAATTCTAGTGCCTCTCATCAAAGATACCGATCCCCAGCACTTGCATTTGGTCAGTACCGCTGTGCATATATTAGAAGCCTTAATGGATTACAGCAATCCAGCTGCTGCTTTGTTCAGAGATTTGGGTGGCTTAGATGATACTATCTTTCGGTTGAAACTGGAAGTCTCTCTTACCGAAGACGATGTCAACGAAAAAGTTTGCCATTCAGACAGTAATGGGAGGGATTCACATGTCCTTGGTGATTCTCTTAATCGGCCTGATACTGAACATCTTCCCTATTCTGAGGCATTAATTTCGTATCACAGGAGATTGTTGTTAAAAGCCTTGTTATGTGTAATCTCTCTTGGAACTTATGCTCCTGGTAATACTAACCTCTATGGTTCCGAGGAGAGCTTGCTGCCTGAATGCTTATGCATTATCTTCAAGAGAGCAGAATATTTCGGGGGTGGAGTATTCTCGCTTGCTGCCACTGTCATGAGCGATCTCATTCATCAAGATCCAACTTGTTTCAATGCTTTAGACTCGGCTGGTGTAACTTCTGCCTTTCTTGATGCTATCTCTGATGAGGTCATCTTCTCTGCGGAAGCCATTACATGCATCCCACAGTCTCTGGATGCTCTGTGTCTCAACAATAGCGGTCTTCAAGCTGTCAAGGACCGAAATGCACTGAGGtgttttatcaaaatatttacttCTTCGTCTTATCTGCGGGCTCTTACTGGTGATACACCTAGTGCTTTGTCAATTGGGCTTGCTGAACTCCTAAGACACCAATCTTCGTTGCGCACTTATGGAGTTGATATGTTCATTGAAATCCTGAATTCCATGTTGATTATTGGATCTGGGATGGAGGCCTTCACTTCTGTGTCAGCACATGTGCCTACTGATGCTTCTACCGCTCCTATGGAAATTGACGCTGATGAGAAGAGCTTGTCCATTTCGGACGAGGCGGAACCATCTTCTACTGCTTCTCCAGCAAACACAGAGTTGTTTCTTCCAGATTGTGTGCGCAATGTTGCTCGTCTCTTTGAAACAGTTCTTCAGAATGCAGAAGTATGTTCCCTATTTGTTGAGAAGAAAGGAATTGATGCTGTTTTGCAGCTACTCTCTTTACCCATTATGCCTCTGTCAGCATCCCTTGGTCAAAGCTTTTCTGTCGCTTTTAAGAACTTCTCCCCTCAGCATTTGGCTAGTCTATCCCGGACAGTGTGCTCCTACTTACGAGAACGTCTGAAGGGCACAAATGAGCTTTTGGGTGCCATTAAAGGCACTCAGCTTCTTAAACTAGAGTCTGCGGCCCAGATGACGATTTTGAGATCTCTTTCCTGCCTAGAAGGCATGTTGTCCCTCTCAAACTTTCTGTTGAAAGGAACATATTCAATTATCGCAGAATTAAGTGCTGCTGATGCTGATGTACTGAAAGAACTTGGTCTAACATACAAGCAAATAATTTGGCAGATGGCTTTGTCTAGTGAGACCAAGGAAGATGAGAGAAATAGTGTTGATCGAGGACCTGATAATTCAATTTTACCCTCATCTAGTACTGTTGAAAGAGAGAGTGATGAGGACTCAAGCAATGCTTTAGCAGTTAGATACACAAACCCTGTATCCATTAGAAGCAGTACCTCTCAATCTATTTGGCGTGGTGGTCGTGATATTCTGTCTGTTATGAGTTCCGTCGAGAGTATGCATGGTCGTACACGACAAGCAATTTCCCGAACGAGGGGTGGGAGAACTCGTCGACACCTGGAGGCTTTTAATTTTGATTCTGAAATTCCACCTGATTTACCAGGTACGTCATCTTCCCGTGAGCTGAAAAAGAAAAGCACTGAAGTCCTGACTGCTGAAATTTTAGACAAGTTGAATTGTACACTACGTCTTTTTTTCACTGCCCTTGTGAAAGGATTCACCTCTGCTAACCGTCGCAGAATTGATGGAGCACCATTGAATTCTGCATCGAAGACGCTTGGTAATGTCATAGCTAAAGTATTTCTTGAAGCTCTTAACTTTGATGGGAGCGTTACTGCTGGGCATGATATATTTCTGTCCGTAAAGTGCCGGTACCTTGGAAAAGTGGTAGATGACATGGCTTCCCTGACATTTGATACTCGAAGGAAAGTCTGCTTCACAGCTATGATAAATAGTTTTTATGTCCATGGAACATTAAAGCAACTTCTCACCACATTTGAAGCGACAAGCCAGTTGCTTTGGACAGTGCCGTTTTCTGTTACTGCATCTGGTACTGAGATTGAGAAGCCAGGTGAAAGGAACATATGGTCTCGCAAGACGTGTCTGGTGGATACTCTGCAAATCTATTGCCGAGCACTGGACTATTTTGTTAACTCTACATTTCTGTTATCTCCAGCCTCCACTTCTCTGACACAGCTTCTTGTTCAGCAAGAGCAAGCTTCAATTGGTTTGTCGATTGAACTTCATCCTGTACCAAGGGAACCTGAGACTTTCGTGCGAAATCTCCAGTCGCAGGTTCTGGATGTCATACTACCTATATGGAACCACCCTATGTTTCCTGTTTGCAATCCTAATTTTGTGGCTTCAGTTACCTCCCTTGTTACGCATATATACTCTGGTGTTGTGGATGCTACGCAAAATCAAACCCAGGGTTCAAACCAAAGAGCCTTGCCTCTACAGCCTGACGAAACCATTGTTGGTATGATTGTTGAAATGGGATTTTCAAGGTCAAGGGCAGAAGACGCGTTACGAAGAGTTGGAACAAACAGTGTCGAAATGGCTATGGAGTGGTTGTTTGCCAATCCTGAGCATACTGTGCAGGAAGATGACGAGCTGGCTCAAGCACTTGCATTATCTCTTGGCAATGCATCTGAAACTCCAAAACCTGTAGATGTCCCTCTGGAAGATGCGGATCCAAAAGAACCATCTGTTGATGAAGTTATTGCTGCATCGGTGAAGTTATTTCAAAGTGATGATTCTATGGCTTTCCCATTGATGGATTTGTTTGTAACACTTTGTAGCCGAAACAAAGGGGAAGATCGGCCGAAAATTGTGTCGTATCTTATTCAGCAACTGAAGCTAGTACAAGTTGATTTCTCCAAGGATACTGGTGCTTTGACTATGCTACCACACATTCTAGCATTAGTTCTCTCAGAGGATGACAACACACGAGAAATTGCTGCACAGGATGGAATTGTGACTGTAGCAATTGATATCTTGACGAATTTCAAGCTTAAGAATGAATCTGAAAGTGAGATTCTGGCTCCAAAATGCATAAGTGCTTTGCTTCTTATCTTGAGCATGATGCTGCAGGCTCGGACAAGAATCTCGTCTGAATTTGTGGAAGGAAATCATGGTGGATCTTTGGAGCCGAGCGACTATCCGCAAGACTCAGCAGCAGCTTTAAAGAAAGTGTTATCTTCAGATGTTGCTAAAGGGGAGTCAAACCAGGCTTTGGAATCAGTTTTTGGAAAATCTACAGCCTATCTGACCATGGAAGAGGGTCAAAAAGCTCTACTAATCGCCTGTGGCCTCATAAAGCAGTGTGTTCCAGAAATGATCATGCAGGCTGTTCTTCAGTTATGTGCACGTCTAACTAAAACTCATGCTTTAGCTATCCAGTTTCTGGAAGATGGAGGTTTATCATCACTTTTTAATCTTCCCAAAAAATGTCTTTTCCCTGGGTATGATACTGTTGCGTCTGTCATTGTACGTCATCTGGTTGAAGATCCACAGACTCTCCAAATTGCTATGGAATCAGAAATACGACAGACCTTGAGTGGAAAGAGACAAGTAGGTAGGGTATTACCTCGGACATTTCTGACAACAATGGCACCTGTAATTTCGAGAGATCCTATGGTTTTCATGAAAGCCGTGGCTTCTACCTGTCAGCTGGAGTCATCAGGAGGGAGGGACTTTGTCATTCCGTCGAAGGAGAAAGAAAAGCCAAAAGTTTCCAGCAGTGAGCAGGGATTGTCTCTGAACGAACCCCTTCGAATATCCGAAAATAAGCTTCATGATGGGTCAGGGAAATGTTCGAAAAGCCACAGACGAGTCCCTGCTAACTTCATCCAAGTCATCGATCAGCTTATTGATATTGTCTTAAGTTTTCCTAGGGTGGAGAGGCAGGAAGTTGATGAGAACAATTTAATTGCAATGGAAGTTGATGAGCCGGCAGCTAAAGTGAAGGGTAAGTCAAAAGTTGGTGATCCGGAGGAAGCAGAATTTGGATCTGAAGAATTGGCCAGGgcaacatttattttgaaattgttgAGTGATATTGTTATCATGTACTTGCATGGTACCAGTGTCATACTGAGGCGGGATACAGAATTAATATCTCAGCTTCGGGGATCCGATCTACCTGATAATTCACCTGGCAGTGGAGGGTTAATTTACCATGTCATTCATCGATTACTTCCTATATCTCTCGAAAATTTTGTTGGATCTGAAGTCTGGAAGGAGAAGTTGTCAGAAAAGGCTTCCTGGTTTCTGGTCGTTTTTTGTAGCCGTTCCAGTGAAGGACGTAGAAGAATAATCAGTGAGCTTTCGAGGCTTTTATCTGTGTTGGCTTCCTTGGGAAAGAGTTCTTCTAGTAAAAGTGTTCTGTTACCTGATAAAAGAGTTCTTGCTTTTGCTGGCCTGGTTTATTCGATATTAACAAAGAATTCATCTTCCAGCAACTTACCTGGTTGTGTTTGCTCACCTGACGTTGCAAAGAGCATGATAGATGGGGGAATTATTAAGTGTCTGACCAGCATTCTTCACGTAATTGATCTCGACCACCCTGATTCTCCAAAGCTTGTCACTCTTATCCTCAAGTCTCTTGAGACACTGACGAGGGCTGCAAATACTGCTGAGCAGCTAAAATCAGAAGGGTCAAACGAGACAAAGGGCACAGATTCTAATGAGAGACATGACAGTCGTGGAACTTCAACTGAGGCTGAAGTGTCCACTTCAACTGAGGCTGAAGTTGATGAGTCAAACCGAAACAATAGCAGTCTACAACAAGTAACTGATGCCGCAGAGAATGGGCAGGAGCAGCCTCAAATTTCCTCTCAAAGCGGAGGTGGAAGGGGTTCGAGTCAAACCCAGGCTATGCCTCAGGAGATGAGGATAGAAGGCGAGGAGATAATGCTGCCTGAACCTATTCAGATGGATTTCATGGGAGAAGAGATTGAACGTGATCAAATTGAAATGAGTTTTCATGTTGAAAATATGGCCGGAGATGATGGAGATGATGACATGGGAGACGAAGAGGATGATGAGGAAGGATTTGATGACATCGGACCCGAACTGGAGGATGATGAGGATGCAGATTTAGTGGAAGACGGAGCTGCAGGTGTTATGGCTCTTTTAGGAACTGATGTCGAAGACTCTGAAGATACTCTCGGAGATGAATATAATAATGACATgattgaagaagatgaggatgaTATCCACGAGGATCGTGTAATAGAGGTGCAGTGGAGGGAAGCTCTTGATGGGCGATCTGGTGGTGGAAATGGATTTATTGATGATTTTACGACTGAGCCGTTTGAAGGAGTGAATGTGGGCGATATGGTTACTCTGCAGAGACCCTTGGGCTTTGAGCCTAGACGTCAAACAGACAGAAATTCTTTCCATCAATCTGGTTCCGAAGTACATGGCTTTCAGCATCCGCTCTTCTCGAGACCTTTGCAAACTGGCAATACGGCCTCAGTTTCAGCAAGTGCTGGCAGCAATGATGTATCACAGTTTTACATGTTTGATACGCCGATTCTACCATTTGATCAAGTACCAAGTAATCCTTTCAGTGATCACTTAGGAGCTGGTGGGGTAGCTCCTCCTTTGACTGATTATTCTGTAGTGGATATGGATTCATTAAGAAGAGGGGTTGGTAATAGTCGGTGGACTGATATAGGTCATCCTCAACCAAGTAGCCAGTCTGCGTCGATTGCCCAACTGATAGAAGAACATTTTATTTCCAACCTTCGTGCTTCTGCTCCAGCAGATACTGTTGTCGAAAGGGAAACTAATAGTACGGAAGTCCAAGAGCAGCAGCATCCGGACGTGCATCCATCTGTTGGAAGCGAAAGCGTTTTGGGGGATGGTAACGACGGTGGCCAACAAAGTGAAGCGCATGAAATGTTGAATAGCCCACCCGATGTAACGGCTGGAAGTTTCTCTCAAGCTCGAGCTAATCCAGCTTCCCCTGAACTTCTGCAGCCTCTTCCTATGAACAGTACCCCAAATGAGATTGACGGAATGGAAATTGGGGAAGGTGATGGAGTACCTATGGATCTCGTCTCCACTGCCCAGGGCCTACCTGATACGTCCAGTAGTCAAAATGTCTCTGGTACGGGGACGCCAATTCCAGTAGATGATCCCATTTCCAATTGTCAACCAAGTGGGGATGTAGATATGAGTAGTGATGGTGCAGAGGGAAATCAGAGTGTGGAACCTTCAGTATTAGCCCGTGATAACAATGCGTTCTCATCCATGGAAGCTACCCAAGATGCGAGGAATGATGAGCAAGTTGCTGAAGGTAGCTTGGCGTTGGACGGCAGGGCACCCGAAGCGAATTCCATAGATCCTACATTTCTAGAGGCGCTCCCTGAAGATCTACGGGCAGAAGTCCTTGCTTCTCAGCAAGCTCAGTCCGTTCAGCCCCCAACTTATGAACCACCTTCGGTAGAGGACATAGATCCTGAATTTTTAGCAGCGCTTCCCCCAGATATCCAAACAGAAGTTCTTGCTCAACAAAGGGTACAAAGGATGGTACAGCAGTCACAAGGACAGCCAGTTGACATGGATAATGCTTCAATTATTGCTACCTTACCTGCTGATTTACGTGAAGAG GTTCTCTTAACTTCTTCAGAAGCAGTTTTGGCAGCGTTGCCTTCACCTTTACTTGCAGAAGCGCAGATGCTCAGAGACCGAGCAATGAGTCACTATCAGGCTCGTAGTCATAGTAATCGAAGGAATGGTTTGGGTTATAATAGGCTGACAGGGATGAACAGGGTTATCGGACTCACTATTGGTCAGAGGGATATTTCATCTTCTGCAGATGGCTTGAAAGTAAAAGAGATGGAAGGAGACCCTCTTGTGGATGCTGAGGCATTGAAAGCACTAATTAGGCTACTACGACTTGCACAG CCATTGGGGAAAGGCCTTCTGCAGAGGCTTCTCTTAAATCTGTGTGCTCACCGTGTTATAAGAGCCAACTTGGTTCAACTTCTGTTGGATTTGATTAGACCAGAGATGGAAACATCACCGAGCGAGTTGGCAATAAGTAATCCGCGTAGACTCTATGGCTGTCAATCAAATGTTGTTTATGGACGATCCCAACTGTTGAATG GTCTTCCTCCTTTAGTGTTCCGTCGGGTGCTAGAGGTTTTGACGTATTTGGCTACCAATCATTCGGCTGTTGCTGACATGTTGTTCTACTTTGATTCGTCACTTGTGTCCCAGTTCTCAAACCCAAAACCCTCTGTATGTGAAGGCAAGAATAAGGAGAAAGTTACTCATGTGACAGACTCCCGGAATCAGGAGATACCTCTGGTTGTCTTCCTAAAACTGCTTAATCGGCCTCAACTTTTGCAAAGTACATCACATCTAGCGCTG GTCACGGGTTTACTGCAAGTAATTGTCTACACAGCAGCATCCCGAATTGAGGGTTGGTCTCCGTCATCAGGTGTACCTGAGAAATCAGAAGAGAATCCAGTTGGTGAAGAAGCTTCAAGTGAAACACGAAAAGATGCTGAATCTGAGCAAGTGGATGAAGCTCATGAGCTATCTGTTGCAAGAAACAAGAATTGTgctgatatatataaaatattcatgcAGTTGCCACGGTCCGATCTCTGCAATCTTTGCCTTCTTCTTGGATATGAAGG GTTATCAGATAAAATTTACCTATTAGCAGGAGAGGTACTTAAAAAGCTGGCTGCCGTAGATGTGGCTCATCGGAAGTTTTTCGCGATAGAACTCTCACAGTTGGCAAGTGGGTTGAGTGACTCAACTGTCCGCGAGCTGGCAACACTAAGCAATACACAGAAAATTAGTCACAGTACAGGTTCCATGGCAGGTGCTTCAATTCTCCGTGTTCTACAGGTTCTTAGCTCACTAACTTCCAGTAGCAATCCTGGAAACGAAAAGGAAACAGAACAGGAGGAACAAAACATTATGCTGAGACTAAACATGGCATTAGAGCCCCTTTGGCAGGAACTTAGCCAGTGTATCAGCATGACTGAGTTGCAGCTGGATCATACTGCAGCGACAGCAACCGTGTCCAATGTAAACCCCGGTGATCATGCCCTAGGGGTCGCTCCTCCGTCCCCTCTTTCTCCGGGAACTCAGAGGTTCTTACCTCTTATTGAGGCTTTCTTTGTTCTGTGTGAGAAAATTCAAACTCCGTCAGTACTACATCAGGATCAGGGGAATGTGACAGCTGGAGAAGTAAAGGAGTCTGTTCTTAGTTTATCATCTAAGACCAGTGTAGATTCTCAGAAGAAAATTGGTGGCTCCGTTACATTTGCAAAGTTTGCGGAGAAGCATAAACGACTTTTGAATTTATTTGTTAGGCAAAACCCAAGTTTACTGGAGAAGTCCCTTTCGATGATGCTCAAGGCACCAAGGCTGATTGATTTTGACAACAAGAAAGCTTACTTCAGGTCAAGGATAAAGCACCAGCATGATCATCACATTTCTCGTCCACTGCGTATCAGTGTCCGCCGAGCTTATATGTTGGAAGATTCATACAACCAGTTACGTATGCGCTCCCTACAGGATCTGAGAGGACGTCTGAATGTGCAGTTTCAAGGTGAGGAAGGTGTTGATGCTGGTGGTCTTACAAGAGAATGGTATCAGTTACTGTCAAGAGTTATATTTGACAAAGGAGCGTTGCTTTTCACTACCGTTGGAAATGATGCCACCTTCCAGCCGAATCCCAACTCTGTTTACCAAAATGAGCATCTGTCATACTTCAAATTTGTTGGTCGCATG GTAGCTAAGGCGTTGTTAGATGGGCAGCTTTTGGATGTTTATTTTACGCGCTCCTTCTATAAACACATACTTGGTGTGAAGGTAACCTATCATGACATTGAGGCAGTGGATCCTGATTACTACAAGAATTTGAAGTGGCTGTTAGAG AATGATGTGAGCGACATACTCGACCTCACATTTAGTATGGACGCAGATGAGGAAAAACGCATTCTTTACGAAAAGACCGAG